A genomic segment from Nicotiana tabacum cultivar K326 chromosome 7, ASM71507v2, whole genome shotgun sequence encodes:
- the LOC107766602 gene encoding uncharacterized protein LOC107766602 → MDCNKDEALKAKELAEKKLLNNDFEGAKKVAVKAERLYPQLENISQLLAVCNVHCSSQNKIVGSERDWYGILQIDKFSDEATIKKQYRRLALVLHPDKNKLPGAEAAFKLIVEANMVLSDPVKRSSYDNKCKVLSKSFVARQPPHQVNRYPFVRQNNVHNGFNAPFNNLNHRQSTQPASSAVQETFWTECPSCKVRYQYYSNYVNSALRCQKCSKPFIAFDIGSQGVPPGPKWSQPAFQDVPLKSNLNQSFVQKELPNQGTSKMTAGSAGFPPTRTGPQQGPEICRGKTAPVFEDMRTKRKDGKRTGGMRGGAAMPKVDRKSRKRGRKQTVESSESSDTSTSVETEDVEIENGNNPPAGQGTGLDAYGARRSSRRRQNVSYNEGVSDDENDLASHLKKVRSNQSAGDSKPQQKEDVGGDNQRHACATRPCSNSVERLNQNGLGCPERDVQTNNFKIGTVNGQASRPPSGGTKNIELLVDSDSEPDAISDSNPAQVYDYPDPEFSDFDKHKAENCFAIDQIWACYDTEDGMPRFYAHIRKVSSPEFNVIFSWLEAHPEDQGGRAWVRAELPVGCGKFKRGCTDSTSDRLTFSHQVQCEMGKRGLYAVYPRKGETWALFKDWDICWSSDPKNHRKYKYEIVEILSDYVGDVGVQVGYLDKVTGFVSLFQRTRITLSGTFFVKPNELYKFSHRVPSFKMTGTEREGVPAGSFELDPASLPLDPDDIWYPGKVKEESRTSNSQPVEEVLFAVPPGTRDKSRTSENATISLKSGDLKGINATDGESAKVRKSPRGVNISEKTQNKMSSLSADDNPSTDFDDNCVKKNCHSSPSIPSHLSCQADEESHSHTKSFGLGNSSGSSKNPITLSDEKRFEEVFCDFTMDRSMEKFQVDQVWALYGQNSTLPKTYAQIKKIVPSPFKLHAVLLESSAGRKTAPQTVCGTFKVQNEKCQVFDPSSFSHVVKTVSNNRNRFEIYPREGEIWALYKNWKKSSLDPDKFEYEIVEVIENSKDRIKVSSMARVNGFKSVFRSLRKQKLNPAILEIKKDEFGRFSHQIPAFQLTGEKGGVLIGCWELDPASVPCSL, encoded by the coding sequence ATGGACTGCAACAAGGACGAGGCCCTAAAGGCCAAAGAGCTTGCGGAGAAGAAATTGCTGAATAATGACTTTGAAGGGGCTAAAAAGGTTGCGGTGAAAGCAGAACGACTTTACCCTCAACTGGAGAACATTTCCCAGTTACTTGCTGTCTGTAATGTTCACTGTTCATCTCAAAACAAAATAGTGGGATCAGAAAGGGACTGGTATGGGATTCTTCAAATTGATAAGTTCTCTGATGAAGCGACCATCAAGAAACAATATCGGAGACTTGCACTCGTGCTTCATCCTGACAAGAATAAGTTGCCTGGTGCAGAGGCAGCTTTCAAGCTAATTGTGGAAGCAAATATGGTTCTCTCTGACCCAGTTAAAAGGTCTTCATACGATAATAAGTGTAAAGTTCTATCCAAATCTTTCGTAGCAAGGCAACCACCTCATCAGGTTAATCGATATCCATTTGTCAGGCAAAACAATGTTCACAATGGTTTCAATGCTCCGTTCAATAATCTAAATCACCGTCAATCTACACAACCAGCTTCATCTGCAGTGCAGGAAACGTTCTGGACAGAGTGCCCCTCTTGCAAAGTTAGATACCAGTATTATAGTAATTATGTGAACAGTGCTCTGCGCTGCCAGAAATGCTCGAAGCCTTTTATAGCATTTGATATAGGTTCTCAAGGTGTCCCTCCTGGACCCAAATGGAGTCAGCCTGCATTTCAGGATGTGCCCCTTAAATCTAATCTCAACCAGTCTTTTGTGCAGAAAGAACTTCCTAACCAAGGAACCTCGAAAATGACTGCAGGAAGTGCTGGGTTTCCACCTACACGAACTGGACCCCAACAGGGTCCAGAGATATGCAGAGGAAAGACTGCTCCAGTGTTTGAGGATATGAGAACCAAACGGAAGGATGGAAAGCGAACAGGTGGTATGAGAGGAGGAGCTGCAATGCCAAAGGTGGATCGCAAAAGTAGGAAAAGGGGTCGGAAGCAGACAGTTGAATCGAGTGAAAGCTCTGATACTTCAACCAGTGTCGAGACAGAAGATGTGGAGATTGAAAATGGAAACAATCCACCTGCTGGACAAGGAACTGGACTTGATGCCTATGGCGCTAGGAGATCATCTCGGCGTCGGCAGAATGTTTCATACAATGAAGGTGTAAGTGATGATGAGAATGATTTGGCAAGCCATCTGAAGAAGGTGCGGTCTAACCAGTCAGCTGGAGATAGTAAACCTCAGCAGAAAGAAGATGTTGGTGGTGATAATCAAAGACATGCATGTGCAACTAGGCCATGCAGTAATTCTGTGGAAAGATTAAATCAAAATGGATTGGGCTGTCCTGAAAGGGATGTGCAAACCAACAATTTTAAAATTGGGACTGTTAATGGACAGGCTTCCAGACCGCCATCAGGGGGTACCAAAAATATTGAACTTCTCGTTGATTCTGATTCCGAACCAGATGCCATTTCTGATAGTAATCCTGCACAGGTGTATGATTATCCTGATCCTGAATTCAGTGATTTTGACAAGCACAAAGCAGAAAATTGCTTTGCAATTGACCAAATCTGGGCTTGCTATGATACGGAGGATGGTATGCCAAGATTCTATGCCCACATTAGGAAGGTATCCAGTCCTGAATTTAATGTGATTTTCAGTTGGCTCGAGGCTCATCCAGAAGATCAAGGAGGCAGAGCTTGGGTCAGGGCAGAATTGCCTGTTGGCTGTGGGAAATTTAAACGTGGGTGTACTGATTCCACTTCTGATCGACTTACATTTTCTCATCAAGTTCAGTGTGAAATGGGCAAGAGAGGTCTGTACGCTGTATATCCTAGGAAAGGGGAAACGTGGGCCCTTTTCAAGGATTGGGATATTTGTTGGAGCTCCGATCCAAAGAACCATAGGAAGTACAAGTATGAAATTGTGGAGATTCTTTCTGATTATGTTGGGGATGTTGGTGTCCAAGTTGGTTACTTAGATAAAGTGACTGGTTTTGTTAGCCTTTTCCAGCGAACAAGGATTACTCTATCTGGTACATTCTTTGTAAAGCCAAATGAACTTTACAAGTTCTCTCATCGAGTTCCCTCTTTCAAAATGACTGGAACTGAGCGAGAGGGTGTACCAGCGGGATCGTTTGAACTTGATCCTGCTTCCCTACCCCTTGATCCAGACGATATTTGGTACCCTGGCAAAGTTAAGGAAGAAAGCAGGACTTCAAATTCTCAACCTGTAGAAGAAGTTTTGTTTGCTGTTCCCCCTGGAACTAGAGACAAATCCAGGACATCTGAGAATGCGACGATATCTCTGAAGTCCGGGGACTTGAAAGGCATCAATGCTACTGATGGTGAGTCTGCTAAGGTTCGAAAATCTCCTAGAGGAGTGAACATCTCGGAGAAAACGCAAAATAAAATGAGCTCTCTTTCTGCCGATGACAATCCTTCCACTGATTTTGACGATAATTGTGTTAAAAAGAACTGTCATTCAAGTCCCAGCATACCAAGTCATTTGTCATGTCAAGCTGATGAAGAGTCGCATTCACACACAAAGAGCTTTGGTCTCGGCAACTCCTCTGGAAGCTCCAAAAATCCAATAACTTTATCAGATGAAAAACGTTTTGAAGAAGTTTTTTGTGATTTTACGATGGACAGATCTATGGAGAAGTTTCAGGTAGATCAGGTATGGGCTCTTTATGGTCAAAATAGTACATTGCCAAAGACTTATGCTCAGATTAAGAAGATTGTTCCTTCCCCATTCAAATTGCATGCAGTCCTTCTTGAATCTAGTGCAGGGCGTAAAACTGCTCCTCAGACTGTTTGCGGAACATTCAAAGTGCAGAACGAAAAATGCCAAGTCTTTGATCCCAGTAGCTTCTCGCACGTGGTGAAAACAGTCTCTAATAATAGAAATAGGTTTGAAATCTATCCAAGAGAAGGAGAGATTTGGGCACTGTACAAGAACTGGAAAAAATCAAGTTTGGATCCAGACAAGTTTGAGTATGAGATAGTGGAGGTCATCGAGAATTCAAAAGACCGGATAAAAGTTTCATCCATGGCGCGTGTGAATGGTTTCAAGTCAGTCTTCAGGTCTCtaagaaaacaaaaattgaatCCTGCTAttctagaaataaaaaaagatGAGTTCGGGAGATTCTCTCATCAGATCCCTGCATTTCAGCTGACTGGGGAAAAAGGAGGGGTTTTAATAGGCTGCTGGGAGCTTGATCCTGCTTCAGTGCCATGTTCCCTATAA
- the LOC107766604 gene encoding uncharacterized protein LOC107766604: MDRFLTKPKNGEPSSSDSWSSMSLQIALEVQRERNPSLLSNVDKVLDLKFFEPDPKERMPISDYSPNIRDEVLLFTNELNKALQKKDQDIVNVMGMLDLAKKRLQMTREIEWNSLLDEVCSFYSKHDILIPKMNEDYTIGKSKRKRSKVSYLHHFRVEVFYTIIDLEFQELNDRFDVVTTDLLLGMSSLSLVDSFANFDKDRIMKLAEYCPSEFGDNKLREIGF; the protein is encoded by the exons ATGGATAGATTTCTCACCAAGCCGAAAAATGGTGAACCAAGTTCTAGTGATAGTTGGTCGTCTATGAGTTTACAAATCGCTCTGGAAGTTCAAAGGGAGAGAAATCCTTCTCTACTTTCAAATGTGGATAAAGTGCTtgatttgaaattttttgaaccAGATCCCAAAGAAAGAATGCCAATTTCGGATTATAGTCCTAATATTCGAGATGAA GTGTTGTTATTTACAAATGAATTGAACAAAGCTTTACAAAAGAAAGATCAAGATATTGTTAATGTTATGGGAATGCTTGACCTTGCAAAGAAAAGATTGCAAATGACGAGAGAAATTGAATGGAACTCTTTGTTGGATGAGGTATGCTCATTTTATAGTAAGCATGATATTTTAATTCCCAAAATGAATGAAGACTATACTATAGGAAAGTCGAAGCGTAAGAGGTCCAAAGTTTCATATTTACATCACTTTCGTGTGGAAGTGTTTTATACGATTATTGATTTGGAATTTCAAGAGCTTAATGATCGTTTTGATGTTGTGACTACTGACTTACTACTTGGTATGTCCAGTTTGAGTCTGGTTGATTCATTTGCTAATTTTGATAAGGACAGAATAATGAAGTTGGCAGAGTATTGTCCAAGTGAATTTGGTGATAACAAGCTTCGAGAAATTGGTTTCTAA